The Leptolyngbya sp. CCY15150 genome contains a region encoding:
- a CDS encoding DUF4760 domain-containing protein, with translation MKSRRNRAIDFSAIKAGVVVWVGIVALFISVVLITLFWRFPNERELLTFTATVLSSTATVISVVYIAQGLTQNVEFSKLTRAIELTERWNSPDFSETKAVTVELAKILSNLPVEERLKALNVALNTGNGKEAALVNTFNFFEEIAILTNKKLLDEEVLREFYQGIVMDYYLLFELWINERRAKSQRGSIYSNLEIMYHRWKNAA, from the coding sequence ATGAAAAGTCGTAGAAACAGAGCCATTGATTTCTCTGCTATCAAAGCTGGAGTTGTTGTTTGGGTTGGTATTGTTGCTCTATTTATTTCTGTGGTTTTAATAACTCTTTTCTGGCGTTTCCCGAATGAGCGAGAGTTGCTAACTTTTACAGCCACGGTTCTTTCTTCTACAGCAACGGTCATCAGTGTTGTTTATATTGCTCAGGGTTTAACCCAAAATGTCGAATTTTCAAAGTTGACTAGAGCAATTGAACTAACTGAGCGATGGAATTCTCCTGATTTTTCTGAGACGAAAGCAGTTACTGTTGAACTTGCAAAAATACTATCTAATCTCCCAGTAGAGGAGCGCCTCAAAGCCCTTAATGTTGCTCTAAATACTGGGAATGGCAAAGAAGCAGCATTAGTCAATACATTTAACTTTTTTGAAGAAATAGCAATATTGACGAACAAAAAACTTTTAGACGAGGAAGTTCTTCGTGAGTTTTATCAAGGTATTGTCATGGATTACTATTTGCTGTTTGAACTCTGGATCAATGAGAGGAGGGCAAAATCACAAAGAGGTTCCATATATTCAAATTTGGAAATAATGTATCATCGGTGGAAGAATGCGGCATAA